The genome window TCTCTGTAGGGATTTTCGAATCGCTTCGATATTCAAGAAGAGAGATAGACGTATCTCCGGGAATTCTTATGACCAGAAAACTAGTTTTACTTTTGATTCTTTCCATCATTCTTTTGGAAGTCGGTTGTAATACCGTCATCATTCGTCCTTGGACCCCTCCCTACAAAAGCCGTTCGGTTCACGAGGTGCGGGTTCTCCTCGGCAAGGCGGAAGGCGATCTTCAAATCCGCGGAGAAGGAATCATCTCCGTCTACGACGCGAATGATCTTCTCATTAAAAAAGGGATCGATATCATATCTCTCGACGCGTCCCGTTTGAAAGCTCCGATCCGTTTTACGGGAGAAAACCCGGGCTTGGAATTCAAATCCTTAAAAGTAAGAGGTTCGATTCATCTGATTCCTCAGGGCCAAGGTCCGGCTCTCGTGGTGAACGTTCTTCCTTTAGAGGAATATTTGTACGCGGTCGTCCCTTCGGAAGTTCCGTATAGCTGGCCGATGGAAGCGTTAAAGGCGCAGGCGATCTGCGCGAGAACGTATGCGGTTCGTGAAATATTAAATAAAAAGAATGCACTCTACGATGTGGAAGCGACTACCAATTCCCAAGTGTACGGCGGTTACGAAAAGGAACATCCATCCACTACAAAAGCCGTGCAGGACACGACCGGGGTAATGGCGGTCTACGACGAAACTCCGATCCAAGCATTCTTTCATTCCAACAGCGGCGGTAAAACCGAAACGCCTGAGAACGTATGGGGCGGCAAAAGAATTCCGTATCTTTCCACGGTCGCTTCGGAGTTCGACCGCGCGGGTGATAACTTCTATTGGAAAGAAACGATCTCCGGGGATCTCGTCAATTCCAAATTCTCGAACTTAAAACTAGGAGAAATTCAATCGATTCAAGTTCTTTCCAGAACCGGATCGGGAAGAGTCGACCTCATGGAACTTTCCGGAACGGAAGGAAGTTCCAGAATCCGAGGAAAAGAATTCAGACAAGCCCTCGGCGCTCCGGTCCGCTCCCTTCGTTTCGGAATTCAGAAAGAAGGAAACGGTTATCTCTTAAAAGGAATGGGTTCCGGTCACGGAGTCGGCTTAAGTCAATGGGGAAG of Leptospira sanjuanensis contains these proteins:
- a CDS encoding SpoIID/LytB domain-containing protein, whose product is MTRKLVLLLILSIILLEVGCNTVIIRPWTPPYKSRSVHEVRVLLGKAEGDLQIRGEGIISVYDANDLLIKKGIDIISLDASRLKAPIRFTGENPGLEFKSLKVRGSIHLIPQGQGPALVVNVLPLEEYLYAVVPSEVPYSWPMEALKAQAICARTYAVREILNKKNALYDVEATTNSQVYGGYEKEHPSTTKAVQDTTGVMAVYDETPIQAFFHSNSGGKTETPENVWGGKRIPYLSTVASEFDRAGDNFYWKETISGDLVNSKFSNLKLGEIQSIQVLSRTGSGRVDLMELSGTEGSSRIRGKEFRQALGAPVRSLRFGIQKEGNGYLLKGMGSGHGVGLSQWGSFGMAKENYNYVEILRHYYPGTDLARITR